A part of Chitinimonas koreensis genomic DNA contains:
- a CDS encoding ogr/Delta-like zinc finger family protein, with protein sequence MATYCPHCKTLAPTRTSRTLSSTCTERTHQCLDVDCGHTFVTYTEIVRTIRPSGKPCPRVMLPISARTQPPPDRDQLALTL encoded by the coding sequence ACCTACTGCCCGCACTGCAAGACGCTCGCTCCGACACGAACGAGCCGCACGCTGTCCAGCACCTGCACCGAGCGCACACATCAATGCCTCGACGTGGACTGCGGCCACACCTTCGTCACCTACACGGAAATTGTTCGAACAATTCGACCGAGTGGGAAGCCCTGCCCTCGAGTCATGCTGCCAATCAGCGCCCGCACCCAACCCCCACCCGACCGCGATCAGCTCGCGCTGACGCTGTAG
- a CDS encoding replication endonuclease, producing MSWNNLDWHDDGTQQTDAEWLADNCPPEFRRRQCNLELDGADYQRARLMAEMPAGTVELTELTEELRRWIGHDETTGRDLEDLAKRGADCAGRLLTWLDPEEAADMLREALPWLRLPQPSCRGITAEGLGMRMVESTTWRRYLRREHEQRREVAAMVRGEVMAGRDAYCSQRAYRDHTARQRSSRRAIEDAEIVSEDGEILDLAAAVDASVSNSHNRLAELAVRGKGMELIAEAHGHSAAFVTVTAPGAFHASHRVAHKRSRGRQAYTQEINPAWIAAGRPSPAVASSYLCGVFADVRTVAKNAGLHVYGIRTAEPHADGCPHWHMLIFGDRATLKQYLALFEQYACLVDAHELEGTVRVKRLVERRQADGTYRAVERWQTAPRRELRFFAKWLRPAKLDADGKRRGGPLAYLLKYLTKNLHGENDQGRAFGDDHEAGGDTATAASRVRAWASLWHIRQFQQFGDAPVGVWRELRRLRGKAIDDDGLALAVEAACANDWAGYHHLHQAAQLVLFKEPAEQPNRYGEPQADRVVGVFSWSTEAKALTRTKVWKINWRAKSRRSGAAATERAARPRICTNNCADHPPEQSPETASPSSTAGFGDARSAPSRRSAYLNPDFSDDAGPPPWADPAESRRYA from the coding sequence GTGAGCTGGAACAATCTCGACTGGCACGACGACGGCACCCAGCAGACCGATGCCGAGTGGCTTGCGGACAATTGCCCGCCGGAATTCCGGCGCCGCCAGTGCAACCTCGAACTCGACGGCGCCGACTATCAGCGCGCGCGCCTGATGGCCGAAATGCCGGCCGGCACGGTCGAACTGACCGAGCTGACCGAAGAGCTGCGGCGCTGGATCGGGCACGACGAGACAACCGGCCGCGACCTTGAGGACTTGGCCAAGCGCGGCGCGGACTGCGCCGGCCGGCTGCTGACCTGGCTGGACCCGGAAGAGGCTGCCGATATGCTGCGAGAGGCGCTGCCCTGGCTTCGCCTCCCGCAGCCGTCGTGCCGCGGCATCACGGCCGAGGGCCTGGGCATGCGCATGGTCGAGTCCACGACCTGGCGGCGCTATCTGCGACGCGAGCACGAGCAGCGCCGCGAAGTGGCAGCCATGGTCCGAGGCGAGGTGATGGCCGGCCGCGACGCGTATTGCTCCCAGCGTGCCTACCGCGATCACACCGCCCGACAGCGCAGCAGCCGGCGTGCGATCGAGGACGCTGAAATCGTCAGCGAGGACGGCGAAATCCTTGACCTTGCCGCGGCCGTCGATGCGAGTGTGAGCAACAGCCACAACCGCCTTGCCGAGCTGGCGGTGCGGGGCAAAGGCATGGAGTTGATCGCCGAAGCCCACGGACACTCGGCAGCGTTCGTCACGGTGACCGCGCCCGGCGCATTTCATGCGAGCCACCGGGTAGCGCACAAGCGGTCACGAGGCCGGCAGGCCTACACCCAAGAGATCAATCCGGCATGGATCGCCGCGGGGCGCCCGTCGCCGGCCGTGGCGTCGTCCTATCTCTGCGGCGTGTTCGCGGACGTCCGAACCGTAGCGAAGAACGCGGGGCTGCACGTTTATGGCATCCGAACAGCCGAGCCGCATGCGGACGGATGCCCGCACTGGCACATGCTGATATTCGGCGATCGCGCCACGCTGAAGCAGTACCTCGCGCTGTTCGAGCAATACGCCTGCCTCGTCGATGCCCACGAGCTGGAAGGCACCGTGCGGGTAAAGCGCCTTGTCGAACGCCGTCAGGCCGACGGCACCTATCGTGCGGTCGAGCGCTGGCAGACCGCCCCGCGCCGCGAACTACGCTTCTTCGCCAAATGGCTGAGGCCGGCAAAGCTCGACGCCGACGGCAAGCGCCGCGGCGGCCCGCTGGCCTACCTGCTGAAGTACCTCACCAAGAACCTGCACGGCGAGAACGACCAGGGCCGTGCGTTCGGCGATGACCACGAGGCCGGCGGCGACACAGCAACCGCCGCCAGCCGTGTGCGTGCCTGGGCGAGCCTCTGGCACATCCGGCAGTTCCAACAGTTTGGTGACGCCCCTGTCGGCGTGTGGCGCGAGTTGCGGCGACTGCGCGGCAAAGCGATCGACGACGACGGCCTGGCGCTGGCCGTCGAGGCTGCCTGCGCCAACGACTGGGCCGGCTATCACCACCTGCACCAGGCGGCGCAGCTCGTGCTGTTCAAGGAGCCTGCCGAGCAACCCAACCGATACGGCGAGCCGCAGGCCGATCGCGTGGTCGGCGTATTCAGCTGGAGCACAGAGGCAAAGGCCCTGACCCGAACGAAGGTCTGGAAGATCAACTGGCGTGCGAAGTCACGCCGGAGCGGCGCAGCCGCGACAGAGCGCGCAGCGCGACCTCGGATTTGTACCAATAACTGTGCGGACCACCCGCCAGAACAATCGCCGGAAACGGCGTCCCCATCGAGCACCGCCGGTTTCGGCGATGCGAGATCCGCACCGTCGCGCCGTTCGGCCTATTTGAACCCCGACTTTTCCGACGATGCAGGCCCGCCGCCCTGGGCCGACCCCGCAGAGAGCCGCCGCTATGCCTGA
- the dusA gene encoding tRNA dihydrouridine(20/20a) synthase DusA produces the protein MLDWTDRHYRFFLRQITRHTYLYTEMVTTGALLHGEPPRFLDYSDCEHPVALQLGGSEPAELAACARMAERWGYDEVNLNVGCPSERVQSGAFGACLMAEPELVADCVKAMRDAVGIDVTVKHRIGIDEIEHYEYLRDFVGTVAAAGCDTFVVHARNAILKGLSPKENREIPPLKYGYVHRLKRDFPALEIVLNGGLADWDQVDAQLEHVDGVMIGRMAYHDPYRFAEVDARYYGDSRPAPSRAEVARALMPYIAERMAAGRSEVKHIVRHVLGLYQGRPGARQWRRMLSDSNLLRGATPALIEAALAQVERDALPA, from the coding sequence ATGCTCGACTGGACGGACCGCCACTACCGCTTCTTCCTGCGCCAGATCACGCGCCACACCTATCTGTATACCGAGATGGTGACCACCGGCGCGCTGCTGCACGGCGAGCCGCCGCGTTTCCTCGACTACTCCGACTGCGAGCACCCGGTAGCGCTGCAGCTGGGCGGCTCCGAGCCGGCCGAGCTGGCTGCCTGCGCGCGCATGGCCGAGCGCTGGGGCTACGACGAGGTCAACCTCAACGTCGGCTGCCCGAGCGAACGGGTGCAGTCGGGCGCCTTCGGCGCCTGCCTGATGGCCGAGCCCGAGCTGGTGGCCGATTGCGTCAAGGCGATGCGCGACGCGGTCGGCATCGACGTCACCGTCAAGCACCGCATCGGCATCGACGAGATCGAGCACTACGAATACCTGCGCGACTTCGTCGGCACGGTGGCCGCGGCCGGCTGCGACACCTTCGTCGTGCATGCGCGCAACGCCATCCTCAAGGGTCTGTCGCCCAAGGAGAACCGCGAGATCCCGCCGCTCAAGTACGGCTACGTGCACCGGCTCAAGCGCGACTTCCCGGCGCTCGAGATCGTCCTCAACGGCGGCCTGGCCGACTGGGACCAGGTCGATGCCCAGCTCGAACACGTCGACGGCGTGATGATCGGCCGCATGGCCTACCACGACCCCTACCGCTTCGCCGAGGTCGACGCGCGCTACTACGGCGACAGCCGGCCGGCGCCGAGCCGCGCCGAGGTGGCGCGCGCGCTGATGCCCTACATCGCCGAACGCATGGCGGCCGGCCGCAGCGAGGTCAAGCACATCGTCCGCCACGTGCTGGGCCTCTACCAGGGCCGGCCCGGCGCGCGGCAATGGCGCCGCATGCTGAGCGACAGCAACTTGCTGCGCGGCGCCACGCCGGCGCTGATCGAGGCCGCGCTGGCCCAGGTCGAGCGCGACGCCCTGCCCGCCTGA
- the rdgB gene encoding RdgB/HAM1 family non-canonical purine NTP pyrophosphatase produces the protein MKQLVLASNNAGKLQEFQRLFAPLEIELIPQGRLGVGEAEEPYATFIENALAKARHAAAATGLPALADDSGICVRALGNAPGVYSARYAGEPKSDARNNEKLVAALAGNADRRAFYYAVLVLVRHADDPRPLIAEGRFDGEVIDAPRGSHGFGYDPHFLVPALGLTVAELTPEQKNPISHRGRALAALLDKLKEDAL, from the coding sequence ATGAAGCAGCTCGTCCTCGCCAGCAACAACGCCGGCAAGCTCCAGGAATTCCAGCGCCTGTTCGCGCCGCTCGAGATCGAGCTGATCCCGCAGGGCCGGCTCGGCGTCGGCGAGGCCGAGGAGCCCTATGCGACCTTCATCGAGAACGCGCTGGCCAAGGCGCGCCACGCCGCCGCGGCGACCGGCCTGCCGGCGCTGGCCGACGACTCGGGCATCTGCGTGCGTGCGCTCGGCAATGCGCCCGGCGTGTATTCGGCGCGCTATGCCGGCGAGCCGAAATCGGACGCGCGCAACAACGAGAAACTGGTCGCCGCGCTGGCCGGCAACGCCGACCGCCGCGCCTTCTACTACGCGGTGCTGGTGCTGGTGCGCCATGCCGACGACCCGCGCCCGCTGATCGCCGAGGGCCGCTTCGACGGCGAGGTGATCGACGCGCCGCGCGGCAGCCATGGCTTCGGCTACGACCCGCACTTCCTGGTGCCCGCGCTCGGCCTCACCGTGGCGGAACTGACGCCCGAGCAGAAGAATCCGATCAGCCACCGCGGCCGCGCCCTGGCCGCGCTGCTGGACAAACTGAAGGAGGACGCGCTGTGA
- a CDS encoding DNA adenine methylase, whose protein sequence is MRYPGGKGGSGVYQTIINLMPAHDRYIETHVGGGNVLERKRPARSSIAIDIDPAVAEHWRRQALPGVTVVNGDAVAWLANQTFTGTELVYSDPPYLMETRRSGPLYRHEYTVEDHVALLDALKRLPCPVMLSGYRSELYDDTLAGWRSVDFQAMTRRGPAIETVWMNYHPPKVLHESTYVGRDFRERERIKRRRQRWRERLLRLDLAERQALLDELRELLADGGHDRTELIAAAGTVLPAGSPFAAMPDLVGNSDGRPHTLDLFAIADAAAGGIAISGEPGQTLTCDRSSLAEGQCNQQLATS, encoded by the coding sequence ATGCGCTACCCCGGCGGAAAAGGCGGGTCCGGCGTCTACCAGACCATCATCAACCTGATGCCAGCTCACGACCGGTACATCGAAACCCACGTCGGCGGTGGCAACGTGCTCGAGCGGAAGCGGCCGGCCCGATCGTCGATCGCCATCGACATCGATCCGGCCGTCGCCGAACACTGGCGCCGCCAGGCCCTGCCAGGTGTGACCGTGGTCAACGGCGACGCCGTCGCGTGGCTGGCCAATCAGACCTTCACCGGCACCGAGTTGGTATACAGTGACCCGCCCTACCTGATGGAGACGCGCAGGAGCGGGCCGCTCTACCGGCACGAGTACACCGTCGAGGATCACGTCGCGCTGCTGGATGCGCTGAAGCGGCTCCCCTGCCCGGTGATGCTGTCCGGCTACCGCTCCGAACTCTACGACGACACGCTGGCCGGCTGGCGCAGCGTGGACTTTCAGGCGATGACACGGCGCGGGCCGGCGATCGAAACCGTGTGGATGAACTACCACCCGCCGAAGGTGCTACACGAATCGACCTACGTCGGGCGCGATTTTCGCGAGCGCGAGCGCATCAAGCGCCGCCGGCAGCGGTGGCGCGAACGCCTGCTTCGCCTCGACCTGGCCGAGCGCCAGGCCCTGCTCGACGAGCTGCGCGAGCTGCTGGCGGACGGCGGGCACGACCGAACCGAGCTGATCGCCGCGGCGGGAACCGTACTTCCTGCAGGCTCGCCATTTGCAGCGATGCCGGATCTAGTCGGAAACAGCGATGGTCGACCGCACACGCTCGACCTGTTCGCCATCGCAGACGCCGCCGCCGGCGGCATCGCTATTTCTGGCGAGCCTGGCCAGACTCTCACTTGCGATCGTTCTTCCCTGGCGGAAGGGCAATGCAACCAGCAGTTGGCCACTTCGTAA
- a CDS encoding TraR/DksA C4-type zinc finger protein: protein MSDEVDLANDAVQNRLDGAIAMQRAALHRQGTPECEDCGDDIPLDRRAVYPAATRCVACQGRRETLNRQGVRA from the coding sequence ATGTCCGACGAAGTCGACCTGGCCAACGACGCCGTACAGAACCGACTGGATGGCGCCATCGCCATGCAGCGCGCCGCCCTGCACCGGCAGGGCACACCCGAGTGCGAGGACTGCGGCGACGACATCCCGCTGGACCGCCGCGCCGTCTACCCGGCCGCCACGCGCTGCGTCGCGTGCCAAGGCCGCCGCGAAACGCTGAACCGGCAAGGAGTACGAGCATGA
- a CDS encoding phosphoadenosine phosphosulfate reductase domain-containing protein: MSILHVVSVSGGKDSLATLLIAIARFGRHRVIAIFCDTGNEHDEVHTYLDYLEQALGIAIIRLRASFDDEIAAKRRFIANDRRTRREYKTEPVFDESGTPVPARDGRGRIVTRTVKRGGVIVEEAVQKTRKVGGGRRVRWTNKAKRRALAILQPTGNPFLDLCLWKGRFPSRKAQFCTEQLKRNPAVEFQLDLVDAGHTIVSWQGVRRDESQNRRDALKFERVAPRMYIFRPIVDWTAMETVAYSTARGMRHNSLYSQGCDRVGCMPCINAGKDELRQIAARWPEHFARISEWEDLVSQASKRGFPPSSIRSCTSRAQAIGACTRLTRWLP, from the coding sequence ATGAGCATCTTGCATGTCGTGAGCGTATCGGGCGGAAAGGACAGCCTGGCAACGCTGCTCATTGCCATCGCGCGATTCGGTCGACATCGCGTAATCGCGATCTTCTGCGACACGGGGAACGAGCACGACGAGGTGCACACCTACCTCGATTACCTCGAGCAAGCGTTGGGCATTGCCATCATCCGACTGCGGGCGAGTTTCGACGATGAGATTGCCGCCAAGCGGCGATTCATTGCCAACGACCGCCGCACCCGGCGCGAATACAAGACCGAGCCGGTATTCGACGAGAGCGGAACGCCCGTACCGGCTCGCGACGGCCGTGGCAGGATCGTCACGCGAACGGTGAAACGCGGCGGCGTGATTGTGGAAGAGGCCGTGCAGAAGACCCGCAAGGTCGGCGGTGGCCGCCGGGTACGGTGGACCAACAAAGCCAAGCGCCGCGCCCTCGCGATTCTTCAGCCAACGGGGAATCCCTTCCTGGACTTGTGCCTATGGAAAGGCCGGTTCCCCAGCCGCAAGGCCCAGTTCTGCACGGAACAGTTGAAGCGCAACCCAGCGGTGGAATTCCAGCTCGACCTCGTCGATGCCGGACATACCATCGTGAGCTGGCAAGGCGTCCGCCGTGACGAATCGCAGAACAGGCGCGATGCGCTCAAGTTCGAACGAGTCGCGCCCCGCATGTACATCTTCCGCCCAATCGTCGACTGGACCGCGATGGAAACCGTGGCCTACTCGACCGCGCGCGGCATGCGGCACAACTCGCTGTATAGCCAGGGCTGCGATCGTGTCGGCTGCATGCCCTGCATAAACGCGGGCAAGGACGAGCTGCGGCAAATCGCGGCGCGCTGGCCTGAACACTTCGCCAGGATTTCCGAATGGGAGGATCTGGTAAGCCAGGCGTCGAAGAGGGGTTTTCCACCTTCTTCAATAAGGAGCTGCACCAGCCGGGCACAAGCGATCGGCGCGTGCACGCGGCTAACGCGGTGGCTGCCGTGA
- a CDS encoding tyrosine-type recombinase/integrase: MATITKRTGKQGAVSYRAQIRIKRGGAVVYSEARTFPRERLAKEWAARVELELVEPGAVERRKAPKLTIGELIEKYVDEVERIQPLGRTKRHVLDMLLGFDIARRVATELVPADLLSHCRERAESGAGPATVAHDVSYLHGVLSYAKRMWGLPLGNVLELYADTTIELKRLGLIGRSRRRDRRPTSIEIGKILEGLRKRQTGPNAFIPHDVIFEFAIYSCMRISEVTALRWDDLDRDKRCVLARERKDPNNKKLNDQVVPLLGPAWDIVASLPVTDDRIFPYDPRSVTAAYQQIRTEAGIVDLRFHDMRHEGISRLFELGYSIEQVAMVSGHKDWKSLKRYTNLRPESLHDRVTKWPTAGCIALPPGKNDRK; the protein is encoded by the coding sequence ATGGCGACGATCACGAAACGGACGGGGAAGCAGGGCGCGGTTTCCTACCGCGCGCAGATCAGAATCAAGCGCGGAGGGGCCGTAGTTTACAGCGAAGCGCGGACCTTCCCCCGCGAAAGGTTGGCCAAGGAATGGGCGGCCCGCGTGGAACTTGAGCTGGTCGAGCCCGGCGCCGTCGAGCGGAGAAAGGCTCCCAAGCTCACGATCGGCGAGCTGATCGAGAAGTACGTCGACGAGGTTGAACGGATTCAGCCGCTTGGCCGGACGAAGCGCCACGTCCTCGACATGCTCCTCGGCTTCGACATCGCGCGCCGCGTTGCCACTGAGCTTGTGCCCGCCGACCTTCTATCTCACTGTCGCGAGCGGGCAGAGTCCGGCGCAGGGCCTGCAACGGTCGCGCATGATGTTTCATATCTGCATGGCGTGTTGTCTTACGCCAAGAGGATGTGGGGATTGCCGCTCGGGAATGTCTTGGAGCTATACGCCGACACGACGATCGAGCTGAAGCGACTGGGGCTCATTGGGCGCAGCCGGCGCCGGGATCGTCGCCCCACGTCGATCGAAATCGGCAAGATTCTTGAGGGGCTCCGCAAGCGGCAGACAGGCCCAAATGCCTTCATCCCGCACGACGTAATCTTCGAATTCGCAATCTATAGCTGCATGCGAATCAGCGAGGTAACGGCGCTTCGATGGGACGATCTCGACCGGGACAAGCGGTGCGTGTTGGCGCGCGAACGTAAAGACCCCAACAACAAGAAGCTGAACGACCAAGTGGTGCCGCTGCTGGGGCCTGCGTGGGATATTGTGGCCTCGCTCCCTGTCACGGATGACCGGATTTTTCCTTACGACCCGCGATCGGTCACGGCGGCATACCAGCAAATCCGAACGGAGGCCGGCATCGTCGATTTGCGGTTTCACGACATGCGGCACGAGGGGATAAGCCGGCTCTTCGAACTGGGGTATTCGATCGAGCAAGTTGCGATGGTGTCAGGGCACAAGGATTGGAAGAGCTTGAAGCGCTATACCAATCTGCGCCCCGAGTCGTTGCACGACCGCGTTACGAAGTGGCCAACTGCTGGTTGCATTGCCCTTCCGCCAGGGAAGAACGATCGCAAGTGA
- a CDS encoding DNA cytosine methyltransferase: MKRDQFQLPIHAKLIVDLFAGGGGMSTAIEWALGRSPDIAVNHDDDALSMHRANHPQAEHYIADVFEVCPYTVTRGLLVGLLHLSPDCTHHSQAAGGQPRSKKRRALAWVGYRWAGQVAPDVITLENVVQVLKWGPLIAKRDPATGRVVKLDGSVAAKGERVLVQEQFLIPDPMRAGRTWRRFVALLEGLGYQVEVKELCAADYGAPTTRERLFMVARRDGLPIVWPAPTHAKQPTKGLKRWRAAAECIDWSIPCPSIFDRDRPLAEATMRRIAKGTVRYVLESADPFIVPIAHYYSGIDRVHDIGQPMQTITAHPKGGAFAVAAPTVVPVTHQGGDRTHAITEPLRTITAANRGETAISAPVLVQAGYGERPGQSPRALDIESPLGTVTAGGVKHALASAQLVKFRGQAFGSAVDAPMPTITSGGGSARPAGCAHALGLATAYLAQANDGNNTNPGHDLRRPVSTITNKGSQQQLVTARLTTLQRRNAWSRAGAPLPTVLEVTETNIDSEGDVAAGKVDYQLSPEQEAGALRVAAFLMRYYGTGGQWGDLRDPMQTITTRDRLALVTVTVRGTPYVVVDIGLRMLQPPELYRGQGFPRDYRIDVGHDGRRFTKSAQVRMCGNSVSPYPAMALIRANVPALSVQSTREQAQRDMEMAA; encoded by the coding sequence ATGAAGCGCGACCAGTTCCAGTTGCCGATCCACGCGAAGCTGATCGTGGATCTGTTCGCCGGTGGTGGCGGCATGTCGACCGCCATCGAGTGGGCGCTCGGCCGCTCGCCGGACATCGCCGTCAACCACGACGACGACGCGCTGTCGATGCACCGCGCCAACCACCCGCAGGCCGAGCACTACATTGCCGACGTGTTCGAGGTCTGTCCCTACACGGTAACGCGGGGGCTGCTGGTCGGCCTGCTGCACCTGTCCCCGGACTGCACGCACCACAGCCAGGCCGCCGGCGGCCAGCCGCGAAGCAAGAAGCGCCGCGCGCTGGCGTGGGTCGGCTACCGCTGGGCCGGCCAGGTCGCGCCGGACGTCATCACGCTCGAAAACGTCGTGCAGGTGCTCAAGTGGGGGCCGCTGATCGCCAAGCGCGACCCGGCCACCGGGCGGGTGGTGAAGCTCGACGGCAGCGTCGCAGCCAAAGGCGAGCGCGTGCTGGTGCAGGAGCAGTTCCTCATTCCCGATCCGATGCGCGCCGGCCGCACCTGGCGCCGCTTCGTCGCGCTGCTGGAAGGGCTGGGCTACCAGGTCGAGGTCAAGGAGCTGTGCGCGGCCGACTACGGCGCGCCGACCACGCGGGAGCGCCTGTTCATGGTGGCGCGCCGCGACGGGCTGCCGATTGTGTGGCCGGCACCCACGCACGCGAAGCAGCCGACCAAGGGGCTCAAGCGCTGGCGCGCCGCGGCCGAGTGCATCGACTGGTCGATACCCTGCCCGTCCATCTTCGATCGCGACCGGCCGCTGGCCGAGGCCACGATGCGGCGCATCGCCAAGGGGACCGTGCGCTACGTGCTGGAGAGCGCCGACCCGTTCATCGTACCGATTGCGCACTACTACAGCGGCATCGACCGCGTGCATGACATCGGCCAGCCGATGCAGACGATCACGGCGCATCCGAAAGGCGGCGCGTTTGCTGTCGCCGCGCCTACCGTGGTGCCTGTCACCCATCAAGGCGGCGACCGCACGCATGCCATCACCGAGCCGTTACGCACGATCACCGCGGCCAACCGCGGCGAGACGGCGATCAGCGCGCCGGTGCTGGTGCAGGCTGGATATGGCGAGCGGCCCGGGCAGTCGCCGCGGGCGCTCGACATCGAGTCGCCGCTCGGGACGGTGACTGCTGGCGGGGTGAAGCACGCCTTGGCCAGCGCGCAACTGGTCAAGTTCCGCGGGCAGGCATTCGGCTCCGCGGTCGACGCCCCGATGCCGACGATCACCTCGGGCGGCGGCTCGGCCCGGCCGGCCGGCTGCGCACATGCCCTGGGCTTGGCTACCGCCTACCTCGCGCAGGCGAACGATGGCAACAACACCAACCCTGGCCACGACCTGCGCCGGCCGGTGTCGACCATCACGAACAAGGGCAGCCAGCAGCAGCTCGTCACTGCGCGCCTGACGACGCTACAGCGGCGGAACGCTTGGAGCCGTGCTGGTGCACCGCTACCGACCGTGCTCGAGGTGACGGAGACCAACATTGATTCCGAAGGGGATGTGGCCGCCGGGAAAGTCGACTACCAGCTATCACCCGAGCAGGAAGCCGGCGCACTGCGCGTCGCAGCTTTCCTCATGCGGTACTACGGCACCGGTGGGCAATGGGGCGATCTGCGCGACCCGATGCAGACCATCACCACCCGCGACCGCCTGGCGCTGGTCACGGTCACCGTTCGCGGCACGCCCTACGTCGTCGTGGACATCGGCCTTCGCATGCTCCAGCCGCCCGAGCTGTATCGCGGCCAGGGCTTCCCGCGCGACTACCGGATCGATGTTGGCCACGACGGCCGGCGCTTCACCAAGAGCGCGCAGGTGCGCATGTGCGGCAACAGCGTCAGCCCGTATCCGGCGATGGCGCTCATCCGCGCCAATGTGCCCGCGCTGTCGGTCCAGAGCACCCGCGAGCAGGCACAGCGCGACATGGAGATGGCCGCATGA
- a CDS encoding pyocin activator PrtN family protein, giving the protein MNTAMLLAARFESPTVPLEQISDEFFGLSPAKAARQASARTLPVAAMRLTNSQKAPWLVHVDDLAAHIDATRATARAQWANSATAPR; this is encoded by the coding sequence ATGAATACCGCCATGTTGCTCGCCGCCCGCTTCGAGAGCCCCACGGTGCCGCTGGAGCAAATCTCCGACGAGTTCTTCGGCTTGAGCCCGGCCAAGGCGGCCCGCCAGGCCTCGGCCCGCACGCTGCCGGTGGCGGCGATGCGCCTGACCAATTCGCAGAAGGCGCCGTGGCTGGTCCACGTCGACGACTTGGCCGCGCACATCGACGCGACCCGTGCCACGGCCCGCGCGCAGTGGGCCAACAGCGCGACCGCGCCGCGGTAA
- a CDS encoding retropepsin-like aspartic protease family protein yields MPLRFLRLLLAPLGLAALAAEPTLLATMGGKASVSFGARPVTMAIGDSRDGVKLVAVGEDNATFLIDGKRKQVRLGQSFYASGSSPSAGTQGGGNTLTLFDAGRGHFLANLAANGGAVRGMIDTGATFLSLSAPDAARLGVRPDRSKAVRLSTAQGTKIAWLAKVTELKLEHITLYNVDAVVSDGGYPEMPLIGMSVLNQLNLQRDGDRMTLKKKY; encoded by the coding sequence ATGCCGCTCCGCTTCCTCCGCCTGCTGCTCGCCCCGCTCGGCCTCGCCGCGCTGGCGGCCGAGCCCACGCTGCTGGCCACCATGGGCGGCAAGGCCTCGGTCTCGTTCGGCGCCCGGCCGGTCACCATGGCGATCGGCGACAGCCGCGACGGCGTGAAGCTGGTGGCGGTCGGCGAGGACAACGCGACTTTCCTGATCGACGGCAAGCGCAAGCAGGTCCGGCTCGGCCAGTCGTTCTACGCCTCCGGCTCCAGCCCGTCCGCCGGCACGCAGGGCGGCGGCAACACGCTGACGCTGTTCGACGCCGGCCGCGGCCATTTCCTCGCCAACCTGGCGGCCAACGGCGGCGCGGTGCGCGGCATGATCGACACCGGCGCGACCTTCCTGTCGCTGTCGGCGCCCGACGCGGCGCGGCTCGGCGTGCGGCCCGACCGCAGCAAGGCAGTGCGCCTGAGCACTGCCCAAGGCACCAAGATCGCCTGGCTGGCCAAGGTGACCGAGCTGAAGCTCGAACACATCACGCTCTACAACGTCGACGCGGTGGTCTCCGACGGCGGCTACCCCGAGATGCCGCTGATCGGCATGAGCGTGCTCAACCAGCTGAACCTGCAGCGCGACGGCGACCGCATGACGCTGAAGAAGAAATACTGA